A single region of the Streptomyces vilmorinianum genome encodes:
- a CDS encoding cob(I)yrinic acid a,c-diamide adenosyltransferase, protein MVNLTRIYTRTGDQGTTALGDMSRTAKTDLRISAYADANEANAVIGTAIALGQLDEDVVKVLVRVQNDLFDVGADLSTPVVEDPKYPPLRVEQSYVDKLEADCDHFLEQLDKLRSFILPGGTPGAALLHQACTVVRRAERSTWAAIEVHGETMNALTATYLNRLSDLLFILARTANKEVGDVLWVPGGER, encoded by the coding sequence ATGGTCAATCTGACGCGCATCTACACCCGTACCGGCGACCAGGGCACGACCGCTCTGGGCGACATGAGCCGGACCGCCAAGACCGATCTGCGGATCTCGGCGTACGCCGACGCCAACGAGGCCAATGCCGTCATCGGTACGGCCATCGCCCTCGGGCAGCTCGACGAGGACGTCGTGAAGGTTCTCGTCCGCGTCCAGAACGACCTGTTCGACGTGGGCGCGGACCTCTCCACCCCGGTGGTCGAGGATCCGAAGTACCCACCGCTGCGGGTCGAGCAGTCGTACGTCGACAAGCTGGAGGCGGACTGCGACCACTTCCTGGAGCAGCTCGACAAGCTGCGCTCCTTCATCCTGCCGGGCGGCACACCCGGCGCCGCGCTGCTGCACCAGGCGTGCACGGTGGTCCGGCGGGCGGAGCGCTCCACGTGGGCGGCGATCGAGGTCCACGGCGAGACGATGAACGCCCTCACCGCGACCTACCTCAACCGCCTCTCAGACCTGCTCTTCATCCTTGCGCGCACGGCCAACAAGGAGGTCGGGGACGTGCTCTGGGTCCCGGGCGGGGAGCGCTGA
- a CDS encoding sensor histidine kinase: MTLPRPHRVDLLVAGSGLSCGLLLWSFGLYLKTDHVFGEPWVVLIPLVVMAVMEALRRTTPRTALLVGTVAIVADQFTHGNLATVLMFTDLVYAAVVYGPPASARRIPYTTALITVAVTIGFLVWWQNAIALLVGVITGMLCFLPAVTGAIVRNHRQAADAARLRAEQTALLAEMDRTQAVVAERARMARELHDMVANHLSAIAIHSTAALSLDDPGTTRQALTVIRENSVEGLAEMRRLIGLLRDSSGDAEPAAAPTLAGVDALIAQARTNGTTSGLAFVLDDARSDGGRRLPAPVELAAYRIVQESLTNALKHAAPGEVRVVLDDGADRADRADRALTVCVTSPFGGQPGPRAPGSGAGLVGMRERVALLGGEFEAGPVASDGGRKEWRVRAVLPVGTNDKEPQAWYG; the protein is encoded by the coding sequence GTGACACTCCCCCGCCCCCACCGCGTCGATCTGCTCGTCGCCGGCTCCGGGCTCTCCTGCGGCCTGCTCCTGTGGTCGTTCGGGCTGTACCTGAAGACCGACCACGTCTTCGGCGAGCCGTGGGTGGTGCTGATCCCGCTGGTCGTGATGGCGGTGATGGAGGCGCTGCGCCGGACGACCCCGCGCACCGCCCTGCTCGTCGGGACCGTCGCGATCGTCGCGGACCAGTTCACCCACGGCAATCTCGCCACCGTGCTGATGTTCACGGACCTGGTCTACGCGGCCGTGGTCTACGGCCCGCCCGCCTCCGCCCGCCGCATCCCGTACACGACCGCGCTGATCACCGTCGCCGTGACGATCGGCTTCCTCGTCTGGTGGCAGAACGCGATCGCCCTGCTGGTCGGCGTGATCACCGGGATGCTCTGTTTCCTGCCCGCGGTGACCGGCGCGATCGTGCGCAATCACCGGCAGGCCGCCGACGCGGCCCGGCTGCGTGCCGAACAGACCGCGCTGCTCGCCGAGATGGACCGCACCCAGGCGGTGGTGGCCGAGCGCGCCCGGATGGCGCGGGAGCTGCACGACATGGTGGCCAACCATCTCTCCGCCATCGCGATCCACTCCACGGCCGCGCTCTCGCTCGACGATCCGGGGACGACCCGGCAGGCGCTGACGGTGATCCGGGAGAACAGCGTGGAGGGCCTGGCGGAGATGCGCCGGCTGATCGGGCTGCTGCGGGACAGCAGCGGCGATGCCGAACCGGCGGCCGCGCCCACCCTGGCCGGCGTCGACGCGCTGATCGCGCAGGCCCGGACGAACGGGACGACGAGCGGACTCGCCTTCGTCCTCGACGACGCCCGGTCCGACGGCGGGCGGCGGCTGCCCGCGCCGGTCGAGCTCGCCGCGTACCGGATCGTGCAGGAGTCGCTGACCAACGCGCTCAAGCACGCGGCGCCGGGCGAGGTGCGGGTGGTCCTCGACGACGGGGCGGACCGGGCCGACCGGGCCGACCGGGCGCTCACCGTCTGCGTGACCAGCCCGTTCGGCGGGCAGCCGGGCCCGCGCGCGCCCGGCTCGGGGGCGGGTCTGGTCGGGATGCGGGAGCGGGTCGCGCTGCTGGGCGGGGAGTTCGAGGCGGGTCCGGTGGCCTCGGACGGCGGGCGCAAGGAGTGGCGGGTGCGGGCTGTCCTGCCCGTCGGTACGAACGACAAGGAGCCGCAGGCATGGTACGGGTGA
- a CDS encoding response regulator has protein sequence MVRVIVAEDQSAVRAGLVLILGSAPDIEVVGEAADGERAVELARELRPDLVLMDVQMPRMDGVTATGIVVSQGLADVLVLTTFDLDEYVFGALRAGAAGFLLKNTDAKDLIEAVRTVARGEGLIAPAVTRRLIAEFAAPRTARRNPSALDALTPREREVLSALGKGLSNAEIAVRLEMAEATVKTHVSKVLGKLELRSRVQAAVLAQELGV, from the coding sequence ATGGTACGGGTGATCGTGGCCGAGGATCAGAGCGCGGTACGGGCGGGGCTGGTCCTGATCCTGGGCAGCGCGCCGGACATCGAGGTGGTCGGGGAGGCCGCGGACGGCGAGCGCGCGGTGGAACTGGCCCGCGAACTGCGCCCGGACCTGGTCCTGATGGATGTGCAGATGCCGCGGATGGACGGGGTGACGGCGACCGGGATCGTCGTCTCCCAGGGGCTGGCCGACGTCCTCGTCCTCACCACCTTCGATCTGGACGAGTACGTGTTCGGGGCGCTGCGCGCCGGGGCGGCGGGCTTCCTCCTGAAGAACACCGACGCGAAGGACCTGATCGAGGCGGTACGGACGGTGGCGCGCGGCGAGGGCCTGATCGCCCCGGCGGTGACGCGCCGGCTGATCGCCGAGTTCGCGGCGCCGAGGACCGCCCGGAGGAACCCGTCCGCACTGGACGCGCTGACGCCCCGGGAGCGTGAGGTGCTCTCCGCGCTGGGCAAGGGGCTGTCGAACGCCGAGATCGCGGTACGTCTGGAGATGGCGGAGGCGACGGTGAAGACGCACGTCAGCAAGGTGCTGGGAAAGCTTGAGCTGCGCAGCCGGGTTCAAGCCGCGGTGCTCGCACAGGAGTTGGGTGTCTGA
- a CDS encoding glycosyl hydrolase family 18 protein, which yields MSTQAPTRRTGFRHRAAAGLTALILPLAAMVGLAAPAEAATAATATYTKVSDWGTGFEGKWTVKNTGTTTLSSWTVEWDFPSGTAVTSAWDATVTSSGTHWTAKNVGWNGTLAPGATISFGFNGTGSGSPSGCKVNGGSCDGSTQPGDNPPSAPGTPVASSITDTSVKLTWTAATDDKGIKNYDVKRDGTTVATVTGLTYTNTGLTAGTDYSYTIVARDTVDQTGPASGTVSVRTTGGGGTTPPGSTVRMGYFTNWGVYGRNYHVKNIVTSGSASKITHINYAFGNVTGGKCTIGDAYADYDKAYTADQSVDGVADTWDQPLRGNFNQLRKLKKAYPHIKVLWSFGGWTWSGGFGQAVQNPTAFAQSCYDLVEDPRWADVFDGIDLDWEYPNACGLSCDTSGPSAFKNMMQAMRAKFGTNALVTAAVTADASAGGKIDAADYAGAAPYMNWFNVMTYDFFGAWAAQGPTAPHSPLTSYAGIPQAGFNSAEAIAKFKAKGVPANKLLLGIGFYGRGWTGVTQSAPGGTATGPAAGTYEQGIEDYKVLKNTCPANGTVGGTAYAHCGSNWWSYDTPATVTSKMSWAKNQGLGGAFFWEFSGDTTGGELVGAINSGLS from the coding sequence TTGAGCACTCAAGCACCGACGCGCAGAACAGGGTTCAGACACCGGGCCGCCGCCGGTCTGACCGCCCTGATCCTGCCCCTGGCCGCCATGGTCGGCCTCGCCGCACCCGCCGAGGCCGCCACGGCGGCCACCGCCACGTACACCAAGGTCTCCGACTGGGGAACCGGCTTCGAGGGCAAGTGGACGGTGAAGAACACCGGCACCACCACCCTCTCCTCCTGGACCGTCGAGTGGGACTTCCCGTCCGGCACGGCCGTCACCTCCGCCTGGGACGCCACCGTCACCAGCTCCGGCACCCACTGGACCGCCAAGAACGTCGGCTGGAACGGCACCCTCGCCCCCGGCGCCACCATCTCCTTCGGCTTCAACGGCACGGGCTCCGGCTCCCCGTCCGGCTGCAAGGTCAACGGCGGCTCCTGCGACGGCTCCACCCAGCCCGGCGACAACCCGCCCTCCGCCCCCGGCACCCCGGTCGCCTCCAGCATCACCGACACCTCGGTCAAGCTGACCTGGACGGCCGCCACCGACGACAAGGGCATCAAGAACTACGACGTCAAGCGGGACGGGACCACCGTCGCCACGGTCACCGGACTCACATACACCAACACCGGGCTGACCGCGGGCACCGACTACAGCTACACGATCGTCGCCCGCGACACCGTCGACCAGACGGGCCCGGCGAGCGGCACGGTCTCCGTCCGCACGACGGGCGGCGGCGGAACCACGCCCCCCGGCTCCACGGTGAGGATGGGCTACTTCACCAACTGGGGTGTGTACGGCCGTAATTACCACGTCAAGAACATCGTGACCTCCGGCTCCGCCTCCAAGATCACGCACATCAACTACGCCTTCGGCAACGTCACCGGCGGCAAGTGCACGATCGGCGACGCGTACGCCGACTACGACAAGGCCTACACCGCCGACCAGTCCGTCGACGGCGTCGCCGACACCTGGGACCAGCCGCTGCGCGGCAACTTCAACCAGCTGCGCAAGCTGAAGAAGGCGTACCCGCACATCAAGGTCCTCTGGTCCTTCGGCGGCTGGACCTGGTCCGGCGGCTTCGGCCAGGCCGTCCAGAACCCGACCGCCTTCGCGCAGTCCTGCTACGACCTGGTGGAGGACCCGCGCTGGGCCGACGTCTTCGACGGCATCGACCTCGACTGGGAGTACCCGAACGCCTGCGGTCTGTCCTGCGACACCAGCGGCCCGTCCGCCTTCAAGAACATGATGCAGGCCATGCGCGCCAAGTTCGGTACGAACGCCCTGGTCACCGCGGCCGTCACGGCCGACGCCTCCGCCGGCGGCAAGATCGACGCCGCCGACTACGCGGGCGCCGCACCGTACATGAACTGGTTCAACGTGATGACGTACGACTTCTTCGGCGCCTGGGCGGCGCAGGGCCCGACGGCCCCGCACTCCCCGCTCACCTCCTACGCCGGCATCCCGCAGGCGGGCTTCAACTCCGCCGAGGCGATCGCCAAGTTCAAGGCGAAGGGCGTCCCCGCCAACAAGCTGCTGCTCGGCATCGGCTTCTACGGCCGCGGCTGGACCGGCGTCACCCAGTCCGCCCCGGGCGGCACGGCGACGGGCCCGGCGGCCGGCACGTACGAGCAGGGAATCGAGGACTACAAGGTCCTGAAGAACACCTGCCCGGCCAACGGCACGGTCGGGGGCACGGCGTACGCGCACTGCGGCAGCAACTGGTGGAGCTACGACACCCCGGCCACGGTCACGTCCAAGATGAGCTGGGCGAAGAACCAGGGTCTGGGCGGCGCGTTCTTCTGGGAGTTCAGCGGTGACACGACGGGCGGCGAGCTCGTCGGAGCGATCAACAGCGGGCTGAGCTAG
- a CDS encoding DUF2550 domain-containing protein, giving the protein MFLALLVSGLVVALVVIGLFVFGLRRRLIQRAGGTFDCSLRWNVPEEPDLSGKGWVYGVARYSGDQVAWFRVFSYAPRPRRILERSAIEVLERRMPEGEEELALLSDAVIQGCMHRGTRLELAMSEDALTGFLAWLEAAPPGQRVNVA; this is encoded by the coding sequence ATGTTCCTCGCTCTGCTCGTGAGCGGTCTGGTCGTCGCACTGGTGGTGATCGGGCTCTTCGTCTTCGGCTTGCGCCGTCGCCTGATCCAGCGTGCCGGCGGCACCTTCGACTGCTCCCTGCGCTGGAACGTCCCCGAGGAGCCGGACCTCTCCGGCAAGGGCTGGGTGTACGGCGTCGCCCGCTACAGCGGTGATCAGGTCGCCTGGTTCCGTGTCTTCTCGTACGCGCCCCGCCCGCGCCGCATCCTGGAACGCTCGGCCATCGAGGTCCTGGAGCGCCGCATGCCCGAGGGCGAGGAGGAGCTCGCGCTGCTCTCCGACGCCGTGATCCAGGGCTGTATGCACCGGGGGACCCGGCTGGAGCTGGCGATGAGCGAGGACGCGCTCACCGGCTTCCTCGCCTGGCTGGAGGCGGCGCCTCCTGGCCAGAGGGTGAACGTGGCCTGA
- a CDS encoding F0F1 ATP synthase subunit epsilon — MAAELHVELVAADRSVWSGEATLVIARTTSGDIGVMPGHQPLLGVLESGPVTIRTSEGATVVAAVHGGFISFADDKLSLLAEIAELADEIDAQRAERALERAKSESDAAAERRADVRLRAVAVR; from the coding sequence TTGGCTGCTGAGCTGCACGTCGAGCTGGTCGCCGCGGACCGGAGTGTCTGGTCCGGCGAGGCCACCCTGGTCATCGCGCGTACCACCTCCGGCGACATCGGCGTCATGCCCGGCCACCAGCCGCTGCTCGGTGTGCTGGAGTCGGGCCCGGTGACCATTCGTACGAGCGAGGGCGCGACCGTCGTCGCCGCTGTGCACGGTGGATTCATCTCGTTCGCCGACGACAAGCTGTCTCTGCTCGCGGAGATCGCCGAGCTGGCGGACGAGATCGACGCCCAGCGCGCCGAGCGCGCGCTGGAGCGCGCCAAGTCGGAATCGGACGCCGCCGCCGAGCGTCGCGCCGACGTCCGGTTGCGTGCGGTAGCGGTCCGCTAG
- the atpD gene encoding F0F1 ATP synthase subunit beta, with translation MTTTVETAAATGRVARVIGPVVDVEFPVDAMPEIYNALHVEVADPAEEGAKKTLTLEVAQHLGDGIVRTISMQPTDGLVRQAPVVDTGDGITVPVGDVTKGRVFNTLGQILNEPEAESEVGERWSIHRKAPAFDQLESKTEMFETGLKVVDLLTPYVKGGKIGLFGGAGVGKTVLIQEMIMRVAKLHEGVSVFAGVGERTREGNDLIAEMEESGVLDKTALVFGQMDEPPGTRLRVALAGLTMAEYFRDVQKQDVLFFIDNIFRFTQAGSEVSTLLGRMPSAVGYQPNLADEMGLLQERITSTRGHSITSMQAIYVPADDLTDPAPATTFAHLDATTVLSRPISEKGIYPAVDPLDSTSRILDPRYIAQEHYDAATRVKGILQKYKDLQDIIAILGIDELSEEDKLVVHRARRVERFLSQNTHAAKQFTGVDGSDVPLDESIAAFNAICDGEYDHFPEQAFFMCGGLEDLKANAKELGVS, from the coding sequence ATGACGACCACTGTTGAGACGGCCGCCGCCACGGGCCGCGTCGCCCGGGTCATCGGCCCGGTCGTCGACGTGGAGTTCCCCGTCGACGCGATGCCGGAGATCTACAACGCCCTGCACGTCGAGGTCGCCGACCCGGCCGAGGAGGGCGCGAAGAAGACGCTGACCCTCGAGGTCGCGCAGCACCTCGGTGACGGCATCGTCCGCACCATCTCGATGCAGCCCACCGACGGTCTGGTCCGCCAGGCCCCCGTGGTGGACACCGGCGACGGCATCACGGTGCCGGTCGGCGATGTCACCAAGGGGCGCGTGTTCAACACGCTGGGTCAGATCCTGAACGAGCCGGAGGCCGAGTCCGAGGTCGGCGAGCGGTGGTCCATCCACCGCAAGGCCCCGGCTTTCGACCAGCTCGAGTCGAAGACCGAGATGTTCGAGACCGGCCTGAAGGTCGTCGACCTTCTCACCCCGTACGTCAAGGGTGGAAAGATCGGTCTGTTCGGTGGTGCCGGTGTCGGCAAGACCGTTCTGATCCAGGAAATGATCATGCGTGTGGCGAAGCTGCACGAGGGTGTTTCCGTCTTCGCCGGCGTGGGTGAGCGCACCCGTGAGGGCAACGACCTCATCGCCGAGATGGAGGAGTCCGGCGTTCTGGACAAGACCGCGCTGGTCTTCGGCCAGATGGACGAGCCCCCGGGCACCCGTCTGCGCGTCGCCCTGGCCGGTCTGACCATGGCGGAGTACTTCCGCGATGTGCAGAAGCAGGACGTGCTGTTCTTCATCGACAACATCTTCCGCTTCACCCAGGCGGGCTCCGAGGTGTCGACCCTGCTCGGCCGTATGCCCTCCGCGGTGGGTTACCAGCCGAACCTGGCCGACGAGATGGGTCTCCTCCAGGAGCGCATCACCTCGACCCGTGGTCACTCGATCACCTCGATGCAGGCGATCTACGTCCCCGCGGACGACCTGACCGACCCGGCCCCGGCCACCACCTTCGCCCACCTCGACGCGACGACGGTTCTCTCCCGTCCGATCTCCGAGAAGGGCATCTACCCGGCCGTGGACCCGCTGGACTCCACGTCCCGGATCCTGGACCCGCGCTACATCGCGCAGGAGCACTACGACGCCGCCACGCGCGTCAAGGGAATCCTGCAGAAGTACAAGGACCTCCAGGACATCATCGCGATTCTCGGTATCGACGAGCTGAGCGAGGAGGACAAGCTCGTTGTCCACCGCGCCCGCCGTGTCGAGCGCTTCCTGTCCCAGAACACCCACGCGGCGAAGCAGTTCACCGGTGTGGACGGTTCGGACGTTCCGCTCGACGAGTCGATCGCCGCGTTCAACGCGATCTGCGACGGTGAGTACGACCACTTCCCCGAGCAGGCGTTCTTCATGTGCGGTGGCCTCGAGGACCTCAAGGCCAACGCCAAGGAGCTCGGCGTCTCCTGA
- a CDS encoding F0F1 ATP synthase subunit gamma has product MGAQLRVYKRRIKSVTATKKITKAMEMIAASRVVKAQRKVQASTPYATELTRAVTAVATGANDKHPLTTEAENPTRAAVLLLSSDRGLAGAFNSNAIKAAEQLTRKLESEGREVDIYVVGRRGIAHYNFRERKLADSWTGFTDQPEYADAKTIAAPLIEAIEKDTAEGGVDELHIVYTEFVSMMTQTAIEARLLPLSLDEVAKEAGEQDTLRPLYDFEPSAEDVLDALLPRYVESRIYNALLQSAASKHAATRRAMKSATDNAGDLINNLSRLANAARQAEITQEISEIVGGSAALADATAGSDK; this is encoded by the coding sequence ATGGGAGCGCAGCTCCGGGTCTACAAGCGTCGCATCAAATCCGTCACCGCGACGAAGAAGATCACCAAGGCGATGGAGATGATCGCCGCCTCGCGTGTCGTCAAGGCGCAGCGCAAGGTACAGGCGTCCACTCCGTACGCGACCGAGCTCACCCGCGCGGTCACGGCGGTGGCCACGGGTGCGAACGACAAGCACCCGCTGACCACCGAGGCGGAGAACCCGACCCGCGCCGCGGTCCTGCTCCTCTCGAGCGACCGCGGTCTGGCCGGCGCCTTCAACTCCAACGCCATCAAGGCGGCGGAGCAGCTGACGAGGAAGCTGGAGAGCGAGGGCCGCGAGGTCGACATCTATGTCGTCGGCCGCCGTGGTATCGCGCACTACAACTTCCGTGAGCGCAAGCTGGCCGACTCGTGGACCGGTTTCACGGACCAGCCGGAGTACGCGGACGCCAAGACGATCGCGGCTCCGCTGATCGAGGCGATCGAGAAGGACACGGCCGAGGGCGGCGTGGACGAGCTCCACATCGTCTACACCGAGTTCGTCTCGATGATGACGCAGACGGCGATCGAGGCCCGGCTGCTGCCCCTCAGCCTCGACGAGGTGGCGAAGGAGGCGGGCGAGCAGGACACGCTCCGTCCGCTGTACGACTTCGAGCCGTCGGCGGAGGACGTCCTCGACGCCCTGCTGCCGCGCTACGTCGAGAGCCGGATCTACAACGCGCTGCTCCAGTCGGCTGCCTCCAAGCACGCCGCCACGCGCCGCGCGATGAAGTCGGCGACCGATAACGCGGGAGACTTGATCAACAACCTCTCCCGACTTGCCAACGCGGCCCGCCAGGCCGAAATCACCCAGGAAATCAGCGAGATCGTCGGTGGCTCCGCAGCCCTGGCCGACGCGACCGCGGGGAGTGACAAGTAA
- the atpA gene encoding F0F1 ATP synthase subunit alpha, with protein sequence MAELTIRPEEIRDALETFVQSYQPDAASREEVGTVSLAGDGIAKVEGLPSAMANELLKFEDGTLGLALNLEEREIGAIVLGEFSGIEEGQPVQRTGEVLSVGVGEGYLGRVVDPLGNPIDGLGEIATEGRRALELQAPGVMARKSVHEPMETGYKAVDAMTPVGRGQRQLIIGDRQTGKTALCVDTIINQRDNWRSGDVNKQVRCIYVAVGQKGSTIASVRGALEEAGALEYTTIVAAPASDPAGFKYLAPYTGSAIGQHWMYQGKHVLIVFDDLSKQADAYRAVSLLLRRPPGREAYPGDVFYLHSRLLERCAKLSDELGAGSMTGLPVVETKANDVSAFIPTNVISITDGQCFLESDLFNAGQRPALNVGISVSRVGGSAQHKAMKQISGRLRVDLAQYRELEAFAAFGSDLDAASKAQLERGQRMVELLKQAQYQPMPTENQVVSIWAGTTGKMDDVPVADIRRFEAELLAYLRQNHAGLMSSIREGGKLSDDTLQSVGDAIAEFKKQFETSDGKLLGDDASAAVNVSK encoded by the coding sequence ATGGCGGAGCTCACGATCCGGCCGGAGGAGATCCGGGACGCGCTGGAGACCTTTGTCCAGTCGTACCAGCCGGACGCGGCCTCGCGCGAGGAGGTCGGAACGGTCAGCCTGGCCGGCGACGGCATCGCCAAGGTGGAGGGACTTCCCTCGGCCATGGCGAACGAGCTGCTGAAGTTCGAGGACGGCACCCTCGGTCTCGCCCTCAACCTCGAGGAGCGCGAGATCGGTGCGATCGTTCTCGGCGAGTTCAGCGGCATCGAGGAGGGACAGCCGGTGCAGCGCACCGGTGAGGTCCTCTCCGTAGGTGTCGGCGAGGGATACCTGGGTCGCGTCGTCGACCCCCTCGGCAACCCGATCGACGGTCTCGGCGAGATCGCGACCGAGGGCCGCCGCGCCCTCGAGCTGCAGGCCCCGGGCGTCATGGCCCGTAAGTCGGTCCACGAGCCGATGGAGACCGGCTACAAGGCCGTCGACGCGATGACCCCGGTCGGCCGTGGCCAGCGTCAGCTGATCATCGGTGACCGTCAGACCGGCAAGACCGCGCTGTGTGTCGACACGATCATCAACCAGCGTGACAACTGGCGCTCCGGCGACGTGAACAAGCAGGTCCGCTGCATCTACGTCGCCGTCGGCCAGAAGGGCTCCACCATCGCGTCCGTGCGCGGCGCCCTGGAGGAGGCCGGCGCGCTCGAGTACACGACGATCGTCGCCGCCCCGGCGTCCGACCCGGCCGGCTTCAAGTACCTGGCGCCGTACACCGGCTCCGCCATCGGTCAGCACTGGATGTACCAGGGCAAGCACGTCCTGATCGTCTTCGACGACCTGTCGAAGCAGGCCGACGCCTACCGCGCCGTGTCGCTGCTGCTGCGCCGCCCGCCGGGCCGTGAGGCCTACCCGGGTGACGTCTTCTACCTGCACTCCCGCCTCCTCGAGCGCTGCGCGAAGCTCTCGGACGAGCTGGGCGCGGGCTCGATGACCGGTCTGCCGGTCGTCGAGACGAAGGCCAACGACGTCTCGGCGTTCATCCCGACCAACGTCATCTCCATCACCGACGGCCAGTGCTTCCTGGAGTCCGACCTGTTCAACGCCGGCCAGCGCCCGGCCCTGAACGTCGGTATCTCGGTCTCCCGTGTCGGTGGCTCCGCCCAGCACAAGGCGATGAAGCAGATCTCCGGTCGCCTCCGTGTGGACCTGGCCCAGTACCGCGAGCTGGAGGCGTTCGCCGCCTTCGGTTCCGACCTGGACGCCGCGTCGAAGGCGCAGCTGGAGCGTGGTCAGCGCATGGTCGAGCTGCTCAAGCAGGCTCAGTACCAGCCGATGCCCACCGAGAACCAGGTCGTCTCCATCTGGGCCGGCACCACCGGCAAGATGGACGATGTCCCGGTCGCCGACATCCGTCGCTTCGAGGCCGAGCTCCTCGCGTACCTGCGCCAGAACCACGCGGGTCTCATGAGCTCGATCCGCGAGGGCGGCAAGCTGTCGGACGACACCCTGCAGTCCGTCGGTGACGCCATCGCGGAGTTCAAGAAGCAGTTCGAGACCTCTGACGGGAAGCTGCTGGGCGACGACGCTTCCGCTGCCGTCAACGTCTCGAAGTGA
- a CDS encoding F0F1 ATP synthase subunit delta encodes MNGASREALAAARESLDALTDNTSVDAAKLAGELAAVTALLDREVSLRRVLTDPAQAGEAKAELARRLLAGQVGGEAVDLVSGMVRSRWSQSRDLVDSVEELANTADLTAAQQAGGLDDVEDELFRFGRIVSSSTELRSALTDKAATASAKGELLRSLLGGKANPVTERLIVRLVTQPRGRSLEAGLESLSKLAAARRDRMVAVVTTAVPLTDQQKQRLGAVLAKLYGRQMHLNLDVDPAVLGGISVQVGDEVINGTIAERLDEASRRLAG; translated from the coding sequence ATGAACGGAGCGAGCCGCGAGGCACTGGCCGCCGCACGTGAGTCCCTCGACGCGCTGACCGACAACACCTCGGTCGACGCGGCGAAGCTCGCGGGTGAGCTGGCCGCAGTCACCGCGCTGCTCGACCGCGAGGTGTCGCTGCGTCGGGTCCTGACCGACCCGGCGCAGGCGGGCGAGGCCAAGGCCGAGCTCGCCCGGCGACTGCTCGCCGGTCAGGTGGGCGGCGAAGCCGTGGACCTGGTCTCCGGCATGGTGCGTTCCCGCTGGTCGCAGTCGCGTGACCTGGTCGACTCGGTCGAGGAGCTGGCGAACACCGCCGACCTCACCGCGGCGCAGCAGGCCGGCGGTCTGGACGACGTCGAGGACGAGCTGTTCCGGTTCGGCCGGATCGTCTCCTCCAGCACCGAGCTCCGCTCGGCGCTGACGGACAAGGCCGCCACGGCGTCCGCCAAGGGCGAGCTGCTGCGCAGCCTGCTCGGCGGCAAGGCCAACCCGGTCACCGAGCGTCTGATCGTCCGTCTCGTGACCCAGCCCCGGGGACGTAGCCTGGAAGCGGGACTCGAGTCCCTCTCCAAGCTCGCCGCGGCGCGCCGGGACCGGATGGTCGCCGTCGTCACCACGGCGGTGCCGCTGACCGACCAGCAGAAGCAGCGCCTCGGTGCCGTACTCGCCAAGCTGTACGGCCGCCAGATGCACCTGAACCTGGACGTGGACCCCGCGGTCCTCGGCGGGATCTCGGTGCAGGTCGGCGACGAGGTCATCAACGGGACCATCGCGGAGCGCCTCGACGAGGCGTCCCGGCGACTGGCCGGCTGA
- a CDS encoding F0F1 ATP synthase subunit B, which yields MNALLLAAAEEPQPPLLPHLDELVIGLIAFVIVFGFLAKKLLPNINKVLDERRQAIEGGIEKAESAQIEAQSVLEQYKAQLAEARHEAARLRQEATEQGTAIIQEMKAEGQRQREEIIAAGHAQIEADRKAAASSLRQDVGKLATDLAGKLVGESLEDHARQSRTIDRFLEELEEKAEAVR from the coding sequence GTGAACGCTCTGCTTCTTGCGGCGGCGGAGGAGCCCCAGCCTCCTCTTCTCCCGCATCTCGACGAGCTCGTCATCGGCCTGATCGCCTTCGTCATCGTCTTCGGCTTCCTCGCCAAGAAGCTCCTCCCGAACATCAACAAGGTTCTGGACGAGCGTCGGCAGGCCATCGAGGGCGGCATCGAGAAGGCCGAGTCGGCCCAGATCGAGGCCCAGAGTGTGCTGGAGCAGTACAAGGCCCAGCTCGCCGAGGCCCGCCACGAGGCCGCGCGTCTTCGCCAGGAGGCGACGGAGCAGGGCACCGCGATCATCCAGGAGATGAAGGCGGAAGGCCAGCGCCAGCGCGAGGAGATCATCGCGGCCGGCCACGCGCAGATCGAGGCCGACCGCAAGGCCGCGGCGTCCTCGCTGCGTCAGGACGTGGGCAAGCTCGCCACCGACCTGGCCGGCAAGCTGGTCGGTGAGTCCCTCGAGGACCACGCCCGCCAGAGCCGCACGATCGACCGGTTCCTCGAAGAGCTCGAGGAGAAGGCCGAGGCCGTCCGATGA